In Saccharolobus solfataricus, a genomic segment contains:
- a CDS encoding tetratricopeptide repeat protein, protein MLILSKRLIDILSESLSLKEAYTQYKNKNLNYALKLLDELITQNPDLKEAYSLKGKILFELGKLQEAYENFQKAEDKIGMAKVLIAQGLYRDALIYLNDNSKDSRKLRGLIYLKLENYEKALDEIKVVEDEDPLVYKIRGISELKLGKYNDAIIDLSLAIEKYPTDAELYFYRALAQRELGNYKEAENDLEIAINLNPYYAEVYFSLGELKESRGLLEEAVDMYSKSININPLYRNAYVRRAKSLMKLGREEEAYADIRKANELNSS, encoded by the coding sequence ATGCTTATTTTATCAAAAAGATTAATTGATATATTAAGTGAGAGTTTGAGCCTAAAAGAAGCCTATACCCAATATAAGAATAAGAACTTAAATTATGCATTGAAATTATTAGACGAGTTAATTACCCAGAACCCAGATCTAAAGGAGGCCTACTCCTTAAAAGGAAAGATACTCTTTGAACTAGGAAAACTACAAGAGGCTTATGAGAATTTTCAGAAGGCTGAAGATAAAATTGGAATGGCAAAAGTACTTATAGCTCAAGGACTTTATAGAGACGCGCTAATATATCTAAATGACAATTCAAAAGATTCTAGAAAACTAAGGGGACTTATCTATTTAAAATTAGAAAACTATGAGAAAGCCCTAGATGAGATCAAGGTAGTAGAAGACGAAGATCCTTTAGTGTATAAGATACGGGGAATTTCCGAACTTAAATTAGGTAAATACAATGATGCTATAATTGACTTGAGTTTAGCTATTGAAAAATATCCTACTGATGCAGAATTGTACTTCTATAGAGCTTTAGCTCAAAGAGAATTAGGAAACTATAAGGAGGCTGAAAATGATTTAGAAATCGCAATTAATCTAAACCCATACTATGCAGAAGTTTACTTCAGTTTAGGAGAATTAAAGGAAAGTAGGGGATTGTTAGAAGAAGCTGTAGATATGTATTCGAAAAGTATCAATATCAATCCATTGTATAGAAATGCTTACGTAAGAAGAGCGAAATCGTTGATGAAATTGGGGAGAGAAGAGGAGGCTTATGCGGATATTCGAAAAGCTAACGAACTAAATAGCTCTTAA
- a CDS encoding S53 family peptidase, translating into MTWSIFLLILALSDIVLPLTITNINNQSITTLSPNYYLTVAIVFPPSNLTLLQQYVQEHVILNQTQVEKLFIPTEEISKTLSQLRQSNISATSYMNVILASGTVSQLEKALNGKFYVYELNGKRFFEFFGSPVIPNAIVIGTNITSLILNKPTTLYNVTQAVAYNALKPSQLLYAYNISWLHAHNITGKGTAIGILDFYGNPYIQQQLQEFDKQYNIPNPPFFKIVPIGAYNPNNGISTGWAMEISLDVEYAHVIAPDAGIVLYVANPNIPLPAIIAYIVQQDEVNVVSQSFGIPELYVDLGLIPLSYVNSLMYEYWLGEVEGISFAAASGDAGGNGYNYFLAPQGSVIFPASIPYVLAVGGSSVYIGGNKTMETAWSGESVLGASTGGYSTLFPAPWYQDSNGFRVVPDVVADANPYTGAFILYYYNQTYLVGGTSLATPIVSGIIDLMTQSYGKLGFVNPFLYELRNTSALSPIGFGYNTPYYVNSSELNPVTGLGSINAGYLYQLLPKVIHSSSISVGVNNITYLDGQVVKVVANITGIRPSSVIGIVYNGSSVVQQFSLSFNGTYWVGEFVAEGSGIEEVIVKAGNLEGSTYVTIGYQAQFIFPPIALFPEPEPVPIVVQLIYPNGSLVRNPSNLTALIYKYDQMNNKMSIISSVQLQRTSLINLSILGIQIESSYLTGVYQLPSNIISGVYFIKIPNVFGFDEFVSGIYILDAVYPPVFTNPVVLSPGQNVTILAEALAIGSPNVTVTFYNISGNKVYSIPVNAITYQNTLLYITQITLPKLKPGYYYVVTKAIYNASNFTAEGVGLTQIYVSPYSLNVKVRIIPNNSIVYQNQQIYVIANITYPNGTEVKYGSFSAIIVPSYLSSQFDNLQLQYSVPLTYINGSWIGQLEIPSGSSTNSLGYSTYGISGYWDVYVEGISADGIPTNFPATLDVNTLSINPISPSSQFVVLPYVYVSVFNGTIAFNEFIDKAIVVGHNATFINSIIRNLIVENGTVTLINSKVQNVSLVNSEIIKINSTVGNNVNYITTIGNNHAKSSYPSLDSGSILTIGIVLDIITIIALILIKRRKKFI; encoded by the coding sequence ATGACATGGAGTATATTCTTGCTGATTTTAGCTTTAAGTGACATTGTATTACCATTGACTATTACGAATATAAACAACCAGTCAATCACAACATTATCTCCAAACTATTACTTAACGGTGGCTATAGTTTTTCCACCGAGTAATCTAACTCTTTTACAACAATATGTTCAAGAACATGTAATATTAAATCAGACTCAAGTGGAAAAGCTTTTCATTCCAACAGAGGAAATATCAAAAACGTTATCTCAGTTAAGGCAATCAAATATATCCGCAACCAGTTATATGAATGTAATATTGGCTAGTGGAACTGTTTCACAGCTAGAGAAAGCATTAAATGGGAAGTTCTACGTTTATGAACTCAACGGAAAGAGGTTCTTTGAATTTTTTGGTTCTCCAGTAATTCCTAACGCCATCGTAATAGGTACTAATATTACTTCACTAATTCTAAATAAGCCCACAACACTCTATAACGTTACACAAGCTGTCGCATATAATGCATTAAAGCCTAGTCAATTACTCTATGCTTATAATATTAGCTGGTTACACGCCCATAACATAACTGGAAAAGGCACCGCTATAGGCATATTGGATTTCTACGGTAATCCCTACATACAGCAACAATTACAAGAATTTGACAAACAGTATAATATTCCAAATCCTCCATTCTTTAAAATTGTCCCCATAGGAGCTTACAATCCTAATAATGGTATTTCAACAGGTTGGGCAATGGAAATCTCTTTAGATGTTGAGTATGCTCATGTTATAGCTCCTGATGCTGGAATTGTTTTATACGTAGCCAATCCAAATATCCCTCTTCCTGCAATTATAGCATATATAGTTCAACAAGATGAAGTAAACGTAGTATCGCAAAGTTTTGGTATCCCCGAACTATATGTAGATTTAGGTCTAATTCCTCTTTCATATGTCAATTCGCTAATGTATGAATATTGGCTAGGTGAGGTTGAGGGGATTAGTTTCGCTGCTGCTTCTGGTGACGCAGGCGGAAATGGATACAATTACTTCTTAGCTCCTCAAGGTTCCGTAATATTTCCAGCTTCTATACCTTACGTCTTAGCAGTAGGCGGTTCATCTGTCTACATAGGTGGGAATAAGACTATGGAAACAGCGTGGAGCGGTGAAAGCGTGCTAGGAGCGTCTACCGGTGGATATAGTACATTATTTCCCGCTCCTTGGTATCAAGATAGTAATGGTTTTAGAGTGGTCCCAGATGTTGTAGCTGACGCTAATCCATATACTGGTGCTTTTATCTTGTATTACTACAATCAAACTTACTTAGTGGGCGGCACATCATTAGCTACACCAATAGTTAGTGGGATTATTGACCTAATGACTCAAAGCTACGGTAAGCTAGGATTTGTAAATCCTTTTCTTTATGAGCTAAGAAACACAAGTGCATTATCTCCCATAGGTTTCGGATATAATACACCTTATTACGTTAATTCGTCAGAATTGAATCCTGTAACTGGTTTAGGATCAATAAATGCCGGATATTTATATCAACTATTACCTAAAGTAATACACTCTTCAAGTATTTCTGTGGGGGTTAATAATATTACATATTTAGATGGGCAAGTCGTAAAAGTAGTCGCTAATATTACCGGAATAAGACCTTCAAGTGTAATTGGAATCGTGTATAATGGTAGCTCTGTTGTTCAGCAGTTCTCATTGTCGTTTAATGGAACTTATTGGGTTGGTGAATTTGTTGCAGAAGGAAGCGGTATAGAGGAAGTAATAGTAAAAGCGGGTAATTTAGAAGGTTCTACTTACGTTACTATTGGTTATCAAGCTCAATTCATTTTTCCGCCTATTGCATTATTCCCAGAGCCTGAACCCGTTCCTATAGTTGTTCAACTTATTTATCCCAATGGTTCTCTAGTGAGGAATCCTTCAAATCTTACAGCTTTGATATATAAATATGATCAGATGAATAATAAAATGTCAATTATTTCTAGCGTTCAATTGCAAAGAACCTCATTAATAAACCTTTCCATTTTAGGTATCCAAATTGAATCTAGCTACCTCACCGGGGTCTATCAGTTGCCAAGCAATATCATAAGTGGAGTCTATTTTATTAAAATACCGAACGTGTTTGGCTTTGACGAATTCGTTAGTGGCATATATATTCTTGATGCGGTCTATCCTCCAGTCTTTACAAACCCAGTGGTACTATCCCCTGGTCAAAACGTTACAATACTCGCTGAAGCCTTAGCAATAGGATCTCCTAACGTTACTGTAACTTTCTATAATATCTCGGGAAATAAGGTTTACTCTATACCCGTTAATGCAATTACTTATCAGAATACTTTATTATATATAACTCAAATTACCTTGCCAAAATTGAAGCCAGGATACTACTATGTTGTTACTAAGGCAATTTACAACGCTTCTAACTTTACTGCAGAGGGCGTAGGTTTAACTCAAATTTACGTGTCTCCATACTCACTTAACGTTAAGGTTAGAATAATACCTAATAATAGTATTGTGTATCAAAATCAACAAATATACGTTATAGCAAATATTACTTATCCTAATGGCACTGAGGTTAAATACGGTTCATTTTCCGCTATTATTGTTCCCTCCTATCTCTCCAGCCAGTTCGATAACTTACAGTTGCAATACAGTGTTCCCTTAACGTACATCAACGGAAGTTGGATTGGTCAATTGGAAATTCCAAGCGGATCTTCTACTAATTCCTTAGGCTATTCTACCTATGGTATATCTGGCTATTGGGATGTTTATGTGGAGGGTATATCTGCGGATGGAATTCCTACGAATTTCCCTGCCACTCTTGACGTTAATACTTTATCCATAAATCCTATATCACCTTCTAGTCAATTTGTTGTCTTACCTTATGTATATGTGAGCGTATTCAATGGCACTATAGCCTTTAATGAGTTCATAGATAAAGCTATAGTAGTTGGGCATAATGCTACTTTTATTAATAGTATAATACGTAACTTGATTGTTGAAAACGGTACAGTTACCTTAATCAATTCTAAGGTGCAAAATGTAAGTCTAGTCAATTCAGAAATAATAAAAATAAATAGTACTGTAGGCAATAATGTAAACTACATCACAACGATTGGTAATAATCATGCTAAGTCTAGTTACCCGAGTTTAGACAGTGGTTCAATTTTGACTATAGGAATCGTACTAGATATTATAACTATTATTGCATTGATCTTGATAAAGAGAAGAAAGAAGTTTATTTAA
- a CDS encoding mechanosensitive ion channel family protein, with translation MNIQRISVIIVSAQTSISQALSGIATSIIDAIPSIILFVIILLVGYIIGNIVAYSIRTFLGRIFREEHVRASVDIIAGTVKALIILIALSIALSFLQLGAASGYIQQIANYLPKLAGAIVLLTIGLTLVNILVDYMQRQIGARSQDDLITAIFNVLRFGLYAAIITVAAALAIFSVIPYVDPYVFYAVILGAVILYAAYALIDKVLVPFANSNPDLAYVANYGRFILYIIVLLIAIAIIVEPFGNVTSIIYALSWGLAIAFAIALIPLVIALVKKFLAEIK, from the coding sequence ATGAATATACAGAGGATATCCGTGATAATAGTATCAGCTCAAACATCGATTTCGCAAGCCTTATCTGGGATAGCTACTAGTATTATTGATGCAATACCTTCTATAATACTATTTGTAATAATACTATTAGTAGGTTATATAATAGGTAATATCGTAGCGTATTCCATAAGGACATTTTTAGGTAGGATTTTTAGAGAGGAACACGTTAGAGCAAGTGTTGATATAATAGCAGGTACAGTGAAGGCGTTAATCATCCTAATCGCATTGTCAATTGCTCTTTCTTTTTTACAGCTAGGAGCAGCTTCTGGATATATTCAACAGATAGCTAATTATTTGCCCAAATTAGCTGGAGCAATAGTTCTTCTTACCATTGGCTTAACTCTAGTTAATATTTTAGTTGATTACATGCAGAGGCAAATAGGAGCTAGATCGCAAGATGACTTAATAACTGCGATATTCAATGTCTTAAGGTTCGGTTTATATGCAGCCATCATAACTGTTGCTGCGGCCTTAGCGATTTTTAGTGTTATACCATATGTGGATCCTTATGTATTTTATGCTGTAATATTAGGTGCGGTAATACTATATGCTGCCTATGCTTTAATTGATAAGGTGTTAGTTCCCTTTGCTAACTCTAATCCAGATCTAGCCTACGTAGCAAATTATGGTAGATTTATACTATATATAATTGTACTATTGATCGCAATTGCCATAATAGTTGAACCCTTTGGAAACGTTACATCAATAATATATGCTTTATCATGGGGTCTAGCGATAGCTTTTGCCATAGCGTTAATTCCTCTTGTTATAGCTTTAGTAAAGAAATTCTTAGCAGAAATTAAGTGA
- a CDS encoding 4a-hydroxytetrahydrobiopterin dehydratase has translation MSGISSKELEELKINGWIVLENGKKIKKEFRFKDFKQSVDFLKDIQPSADALDHHPDVCVYYNRVVVELTTHDVGGLTDLDYKLAIKLDELYKMKTS, from the coding sequence ATGAGTGGGATTTCCTCGAAGGAATTAGAGGAACTTAAAATTAACGGATGGATAGTATTAGAGAATGGAAAGAAGATTAAGAAGGAATTTAGATTCAAGGATTTTAAGCAATCGGTAGATTTCTTGAAAGATATACAACCTTCAGCTGACGCTTTAGATCACCACCCTGATGTGTGTGTTTATTATAATAGAGTCGTAGTAGAGTTAACAACTCATGATGTAGGAGGGTTAACAGATCTCGACTATAAATTAGCTATAAAACTTGACGAGCTTTACAAAATGAAAACTAGTTAA
- a CDS encoding Cdc6/Cdc18 family protein, with amino-acid sequence MHVIRETLKGGKGEVIKNPKVFIDPLSVFKEIPFREDILRDAAIAIRYFVKNEVKFSNLFLGLTGTGKTFVSKYIFNEIEEVKKEDEEYKDVKQAYVNCREVGGTPQAVLSSLAGKLTGFSVPKHGINLGEYIDKIKNGTRNIRAIIYLDEVDTLVKRRGGDIVLYQLLRSDANISVIMISNDINVRDYMEPRVLSSLGPSVIFKPYDAEQLKFILSKYAEYGLIKGTYDDEILSYIAAISAKEHGDARKAVNLLFRAAQLASGGGIIRKEHVDKAIVDYEQERLIEAVKALPFHYKLALRSLIESEDVMSAHKMYTDLCNKFKQKPLSYRRFSDIISELDMFGIVKIRIINRGRAGGVKKYALVEDKEKVLRALNETFEDSISIGDFDDVGEN; translated from the coding sequence GTGCATGTGATAAGGGAAACATTGAAAGGTGGTAAGGGTGAAGTTATAAAAAACCCTAAGGTCTTTATCGATCCGTTATCTGTATTTAAGGAGATTCCGTTTAGAGAGGATATATTAAGGGATGCCGCAATTGCTATTAGGTATTTCGTTAAGAATGAGGTCAAGTTTTCGAACTTATTCCTTGGATTAACCGGTACCGGAAAAACTTTCGTGAGCAAATATATCTTTAATGAAATTGAGGAGGTGAAGAAAGAGGACGAGGAATATAAGGATGTAAAACAAGCTTATGTTAATTGCAGAGAGGTTGGTGGAACACCACAAGCTGTATTATCCTCTTTAGCTGGGAAACTAACTGGTTTTTCAGTACCAAAGCATGGTATTAATTTAGGTGAGTATATTGATAAGATAAAGAATGGCACAAGGAATATAAGAGCAATTATATATCTTGACGAGGTTGACACGTTAGTGAAGAGAAGAGGGGGAGATATAGTTCTTTATCAGCTGCTTAGATCAGATGCAAATATATCTGTTATAATGATTAGTAATGACATTAATGTTCGTGATTATATGGAGCCCAGAGTTTTATCATCTTTAGGGCCTTCGGTAATCTTTAAACCTTACGATGCAGAGCAACTGAAATTTATTCTTTCGAAGTATGCTGAATATGGCCTAATAAAAGGTACCTATGATGACGAAATATTGAGCTATATTGCAGCTATTTCTGCTAAAGAGCACGGTGATGCAAGGAAAGCAGTAAATTTGCTTTTCAGGGCAGCTCAGCTAGCTTCAGGTGGGGGTATTATTAGGAAGGAGCACGTAGATAAGGCCATTGTGGATTATGAACAAGAGAGGCTTATAGAGGCCGTCAAAGCTCTTCCTTTTCACTATAAATTGGCTTTAAGAAGTCTGATAGAGTCAGAAGATGTAATGTCTGCTCATAAAATGTATACAGATCTTTGTAATAAATTCAAGCAAAAACCCTTATCGTATAGGAGGTTTTCAGATATCATATCAGAATTGGACATGTTTGGGATAGTCAAGATAAGGATAATTAATAGGGGTAGAGCCGGTGGAGTTAAGAAATATGCATTGGTGGAAGATAAGGAGAAGGTATTAAGAGCGCTTAATGAGACTTTTGAAGATAGTATTAGTATTGGTGATTTTGATGATGTGGGAGAAAATTAA
- the asd gene encoding aspartate-semialdehyde dehydrogenase, which translates to MRRTLKAAILGSTGLVGIEYVRMLANHPYIKVGYLAGKGSVGKPYGEVVRWQTIGQVPTEIADMEVKPTDPKLMDDVDIVFSPLPQGAAGPVEEEFAKHGFPVISNSPDHRFDPDVPLLIPEVNPHTISLIDKQRERRDWRGFIVTTPLCTAQGAAIPLAPIYMNFKIDSSLITTIQSLSGAGYPGIPSLDVIDNVLPLGDNYDNKTVKEISRILSETKRMVDDDDNNLSLGATTHRVATIHGHYEVIYITFKEDVTVEKIGETLDSFRGEPQNLKLPTAPDKPILLINQDARPQVYFDRWAGNPPGMSVVVGRLGQINRRTIRLVSVIHNTVRGAAGGGILATELLIEKGYIDKR; encoded by the coding sequence ATGAGGAGAACACTTAAAGCAGCTATCTTGGGATCCACAGGATTAGTTGGAATAGAATATGTCAGAATGTTAGCTAATCATCCATACATTAAAGTAGGGTATCTAGCTGGAAAAGGTTCAGTAGGTAAACCTTATGGAGAAGTCGTGAGATGGCAAACTATAGGTCAAGTTCCAACTGAAATAGCCGACATGGAAGTTAAACCGACTGATCCGAAATTAATGGATGATGTAGATATTGTATTTTCACCCTTACCTCAAGGTGCTGCAGGTCCAGTAGAGGAGGAATTCGCTAAACATGGATTCCCGGTAATCAGCAATTCTCCAGATCATAGATTTGATCCCGACGTACCCTTGCTAATTCCGGAAGTAAATCCACATACAATATCACTTATTGATAAGCAGAGAGAAAGACGTGACTGGAGGGGTTTTATAGTTACAACACCATTATGCACTGCCCAAGGGGCTGCAATTCCATTAGCACCAATATATATGAACTTTAAAATAGATAGTAGCTTGATAACAACTATTCAATCGTTATCTGGTGCCGGTTATCCTGGAATACCTTCGCTTGATGTGATAGATAATGTATTGCCTTTAGGTGACAATTACGATAATAAGACTGTTAAGGAGATTAGCAGGATTTTAAGCGAGACGAAAAGGATGGTTGATGATGATGATAATAACCTATCATTAGGTGCAACAACTCATAGGGTAGCAACTATTCATGGCCACTATGAGGTAATTTATATCACATTTAAAGAAGATGTCACTGTAGAAAAGATTGGAGAGACTTTAGATTCGTTTAGAGGAGAACCACAAAACCTAAAACTACCTACGGCACCAGACAAACCTATACTTTTGATTAATCAAGATGCGAGACCTCAAGTATATTTTGACAGATGGGCAGGGAATCCACCCGGTATGAGCGTAGTAGTTGGGAGATTAGGCCAAATAAATAGGAGAACTATTAGGTTAGTATCAGTGATCCATAACACTGTAAGAGGAGCTGCTGGAGGAGGGATATTAGCAACTGAACTGTTAATTGAGAAAGGATATATTGATAAAAGGTAA
- a CDS encoding NADP-dependent isocitrate dehydrogenase, producing MQKIPEDGEVIKFENGKWIVPKKPIILYVEGDGIGHEITHAAMKVINKAVEKAYGSDREIKWVEVLAGDKAEKLTGNRFPKESEELIEKYRVLLKGPLETPIGKGWKSINVAIRLMLDLYANIRPVKYIPGIESPIKNADKIDLIIFRENTDDLYRGIEYPYDSEQAKKIRDFLRKELGVEVEDDTGIGIKLISRFKTQRIARMAIKYAIDHKRKKVTIMHKGNVMKYTEGAFREWSYEVATKEFRDYIVTEEEVTKNYNGVPPSGKVIINDRIADNMFQQIIIRPDEYDIILAPNVNGDYISDAAGALVGNIGMLGGANIGDTGGMFEAIHGTAPKYAGKNVANPTGIIKGGELMLRFMGWDKAAELIDSAIMESIRQKKVTQDLARFMGVRALSTTEYTDELIAIIDTLS from the coding sequence ATGCAAAAGATACCAGAAGATGGAGAAGTAATTAAATTTGAAAATGGGAAATGGATTGTACCAAAAAAGCCAATAATTCTGTATGTTGAAGGGGATGGAATAGGGCATGAAATAACACATGCTGCTATGAAGGTTATAAACAAAGCAGTGGAAAAAGCTTATGGATCTGATAGAGAAATTAAGTGGGTAGAAGTTCTAGCAGGAGATAAGGCAGAAAAGCTAACCGGAAATAGATTTCCTAAAGAGTCAGAGGAATTGATAGAGAAGTATAGAGTCTTATTAAAAGGTCCCCTAGAAACACCAATAGGCAAAGGCTGGAAATCCATCAATGTAGCAATTAGATTAATGTTGGATCTTTATGCAAATATAAGACCAGTAAAATACATTCCAGGTATAGAAAGTCCAATTAAGAACGCAGATAAGATTGACCTTATAATATTTAGGGAAAATACTGATGATTTGTACAGAGGAATAGAGTATCCTTATGACAGTGAACAAGCAAAGAAAATTAGAGATTTTCTAAGAAAGGAGCTAGGAGTGGAAGTGGAAGATGATACTGGAATTGGTATAAAACTTATCAGTAGATTTAAGACGCAAAGGATTGCGAGAATGGCTATAAAATACGCTATAGACCATAAACGAAAGAAAGTTACAATAATGCATAAAGGTAATGTGATGAAATATACCGAAGGAGCATTTAGAGAATGGTCATATGAAGTTGCAACAAAAGAATTTAGAGATTATATAGTTACTGAGGAAGAGGTAACAAAGAATTATAATGGAGTACCTCCTTCTGGGAAGGTCATAATAAATGATAGGATAGCTGATAACATGTTCCAACAGATAATTATCAGACCAGACGAGTACGATATAATATTAGCACCTAACGTAAATGGGGATTACATATCGGATGCTGCGGGCGCACTGGTAGGAAATATTGGTATGTTAGGCGGTGCAAATATAGGAGATACTGGAGGTATGTTCGAGGCAATACATGGTACCGCACCTAAGTATGCTGGTAAGAATGTTGCAAACCCCACTGGAATAATAAAAGGTGGTGAGTTAATGTTAAGATTTATGGGATGGGATAAGGCTGCTGAGTTAATAGATTCTGCAATCATGGAATCTATAAGACAGAAGAAGGTTACTCAGGATTTAGCTAGATTTATGGGTGTAAGAGCCTTATCAACTACTGAATATACTGACGAGCTAATTGCGATAATCGATACACTATCATAA